Below is a genomic region from Triticum dicoccoides isolate Atlit2015 ecotype Zavitan chromosome 5A, WEW_v2.0, whole genome shotgun sequence.
TGGACTCCCGGATGGCCTTGCTGTTGTTGATGTAATGGTCACAGTCCAGGTTGAGCATGAAGGGCGCGTTGGTCAGCACGGCGGAGACGCGGATCTGCCGGCCAAAATTCAGAGAAGAGTGAGCAAGAAACGTTGTGAGTTCTGGCATTTACGACGAAGCTCTGGAGAAGAAGGGACGGTGCAGTACGAGAGCGTTCATGGCGCCGGCCTTCTTGTGGTGCTGGAAGCCGGGGCGCTTCTCACGGGAGACGTAGACGAGGCGCGGCAGCTCGTTGCCCTCGGTGTCGAGGCCCCCGCTGTGGCCCAGGAAGACCTGGATCATGCCGGGGTGGTCGCGGGTGTTGTTGCCGGGCCACGGCGTGCCGTCCTTCATGATCCACCCCTCGTCCGGCACCTTCTGCGCCTTGGACACCAGCGCGTTGATCCGCACCTTGAACTCCTCGTACTCCCTCTGCTCATCATAGCAAGAGATGATCAGAAATGTTCatggcgcggcggcgacggcgacggcgaataGTTGTTGTTGCCACGTTGTAGTACGTACCTTCATGGCGCGGCGCTCCTGGACGAAGGTGGGCTGGACCTTGTCCTTGAGGTAGTCGACCTTGCGGGAGAAGTAGAACTCGGGGGCGCGGGGCTCGATGCTGAACTTCTTGCAGAAGGGCACCCACTTGCGGGCGAACTCGGCCGTCTCCGACAGCGACTCGAAGGAGAGCATGGAGGCGCCGTCGTCGGAGACGTAGCACGACACCTTGTCCACCGGGTAGTCGACGGCGAGGATGGAGAGCACCGTGTTGGCCGTCACCAGCGGCGGCTCCTTGAGCGGGTCCACCGTGCTGACGAACAGGTCCACCGGCGACAGCATCGACGGCTCGCCCTCCCGCTCGTACCGCAGCGAGAGGCGGTCCAGGTAGGTCTCGCGGTCGATGGGGTACCACTTGGGGAACTGGTCGAGGATCCAGGAGACGGCGAACCAGATCTCGCACACGATGGAGGTGAGCCACAGCGGGatggcctccgggaccgggttgagGATGCGGTAGCGGAGGAAGACGCAGAGCACGAAGAGGCGGAGGATGATCACCATCCGGTACGGGTTCACCTTGCTCGACGCGATCGACACCTTCCGGGACAGCGGCTGCCTCGCCTCGTCGTTCAGGGGCACGTCGGCGTCCATGTCGTCCGGGTCGGCGGCGCCGTAGACGCCCTGCTTGGACTTCCAGTCGTCCATCCTCTCCTTCCAGCTCACCTCCTTCTTCTCGTCCCCCCACTTTGCGCTCCCTGATCATCATCAAATTCATGTTGCTTGCTTGAGCTTACCAACACAACACGAGGAACTGCATGCATGGTTCCTTGGCATCAACCGGTAGAGTAAGTAGTTAGTCACCTGGCTCGGAAATTGGGTAGGGGTGGATGCGCTTGTGCAGGGAGGAGGAGAAGTCGCCATGGCCATGTCCTGCTGACATAGGGAACTCGCCGCTCACCTAAATTGTTGTGCATGATCGATGAACAATTTAATTTAAGCTGCTAGAGTGATCCAGGGCTTGATGGACACAAAGAAGTGAATGGATATCAGGACATGATGCATACCGGCATGGAGCGGTTGCCGGTGATGATGGGCGGGATCCCGACCATGGGGGTGGTGTTGCCCTCGCCGCCGTCCTCGGAGGCCCTCCCGTAGCTCATCCTGCCGTGGAGCATGGCCTCGGTGATGTGGCTGTTCTGCAGGGCGCCATGCTGCTGCAGCTGCTTGTCGTCGTCGATgttgaactcgtgctcgaggtcgtcgatgtcctcctcgtcctcgtcgcccTCCACCCGGGGGCTCCCCTTGAGGCGCTTGTAGCGGGTCTTGCACTGGGGGCAGTTCTGGGTGCCCTCCCGGCGCTCGTACTCGTAGCAGGGGCGGCACACCGGGAAGCCGCACTCGTTGCAGGCGACGAAGAGGTCGCCGGCCACCGTGCGGCCGACCTCGTCGCCGCATATCTCGCACACCTGCCCGCTCAGCGCCCGCGCCGGCTTGTGGTCCTCGTGCCCCCGGATCAGCACCAGCTCGTTCCGGTTGTGCGAGCCGGCCACCAGCCCGGCGCCCGCCTCCATGGTCGCGCGCGGTggagctcgatcgctcgctcgcttcCCCGGCCGAGCAGGAGGACGAGGggtgtggaggtggtggtggtgcctgGTTCGCTTGTGGCAGGGGCTATATGAGAGGGTTAAAGAGGGGGGATGGTTTTTGGCGGGTGGGAGAGGTGAGGGGTGGCTGTTGGAGCGAGCGCGATCTGGTGCGTCCGATGGAGTCCACGAGCGCGGGTGGACGGACGGATGGGCGCCGGCGTGTGGAGCGTGGCCGCGGGTGAGCCGGGTCGATGGGTCGGTTGGGTGCGGCGTCCCCGTTGCCGCGAAGTGAAGCGAAAGGTTGGTTTTGCCGGTGTCCTGCGCTGCGCTGTCAGggctgcgtgcgtgcgtgcgttcgCCTCCGGACCAACCGAGACTTGGATTTCCTGCCATCGTCacctttttcttcttctaaaactCTCTTTTCAGAATTGAAAAACTATTCGTGATTGGTGAGTAGTACCTTAAAGAGCAATTGAAAAATGGACGCATCCATGTCCCGTGGAGCTCAAACTTTGTCCAGCTTTTTTGTCGTCAAGATCGAACATGGCAAACAAAAATTTCCATGCAATCAAAATATACGGCTCTGTTTACTTGCTTCCGGTGAACAGATGCAACGCATGCATGTCCTCAGGACATCAGGTTCAGTCCCATGGGCCGTCGGTTCGTTTCGTAGGAAGCATTGAGCGTGAAGCTAACGAGACGCATCACCTTTCGCACGCTCGAGGCCCCTTTTCTGACGCCAGTGTTATGAGCTAGGACGGTGACCAGGCACCTTAATTTGGTGGCACATGTCCCACCTACTAGCCAGCGCCATGATCGTGTAACAAACAAGTAACACATGCATGCTCTGGCGCGCGGCGAGAAACCGTCACGAGGAAACCAAGCGCCAAATGGACATGACATGAAGCAAAGCTGGACGGCTGATTGATAATCCAGGAGGAGAGATGTCTCCGTCCTGAATGCGAAACGCAGGCGCAGGCGCCTGGCTGAAGCATCGTAGGACGCAAGTCTTGTTGGGTTTTGCAGGTGCGACCGACCCATCCATCGTGCCGCTGCTGGAGAACTGACCGTGCAGCGTCGGTGTGAAGAAAAAGTGGCCGTCGCCGTGGGAATCTAGCCAGGTTTTTGGTTCTCGACCGCCGGTCGGCAGTCGCCACTTACTGCTTCAgctataaaaccaaggttggacaaaCCATCGTGTGCTTCAGAGTCCGGCGCTAGATCACCCCACGAGAAGCAATCGCGTCATCCGCGCGTGGAGGCGTCGTTAAACTCGCCGCACGGGAGGGGAGCGCCTCATGTGCTGATTGGAGCGTCCTTGTGCTTTGTATGTGTGCATTGGTGTCGTGTCTACAGAGCGCCGCGAGTCTTGTTTTCTAAGGCCTTGTTCGGTACCATTCCGCTCCACAACTCTGGGAGCaaagttggtggagctgcagttcaAAATGATGGAGCTGCATTTGCCTCGCTCCACAGATTTTAGAAGCAGGTGACTACCGAACAGGGCCTAAGTATCAAATATTCAACTTCTACtctctctgtcccaaaataagaatATTTTTCACattatactagtgtcaaaaacgttcttatattatgggacggaggaagtat
It encodes:
- the LOC119301686 gene encoding cellulose synthase A catalytic subunit 9 [UDP-forming]-like; translated protein: MEAGAGLVAGSHNRNELVLIRGHEDHKPARALSGQVCEICGDEVGRTVAGDLFVACNECGFPVCRPCYEYERREGTQNCPQCKTRYKRLKGSPRVEGDEDEEDIDDLEHEFNIDDDKQLQQHGALQNSHITEAMLHGRMSYGRASEDGGEGNTTPMVGIPPIITGNRSMPVSGEFPMSAGHGHGDFSSSLHKRIHPYPISEPGSAKWGDEKKEVSWKERMDDWKSKQGVYGAADPDDMDADVPLNDEARQPLSRKVSIASSKVNPYRMVIILRLFVLCVFLRYRILNPVPEAIPLWLTSIVCEIWFAVSWILDQFPKWYPIDRETYLDRLSLRYEREGEPSMLSPVDLFVSTVDPLKEPPLVTANTVLSILAVDYPVDKVSCYVSDDGASMLSFESLSETAEFARKWVPFCKKFSIEPRAPEFYFSRKVDYLKDKVQPTFVQERRAMKREYEEFKVRINALVSKAQKVPDEGWIMKDGTPWPGNNTRDHPGMIQVFLGHSGGLDTEGNELPRLVYVSREKRPGFQHHKKAGAMNALIRVSAVLTNAPFMLNLDCDHYINNSKAIRESMCFLMDPQVGRKVCYVQFPQRFDGIDAHDRYANRNTVFFDINMKGLDGIQGPVYVGTGCVFRRQALYGYNPPSGPKRPKMVTCDCCPCFGRKKRKGGKDGLPEGVADGGMDGDKEQMMSQMNFEKRFGQSAAFVTSTFMEEGGVPPSSSPAALLKEAIHVISCGYEDKTDWGLELGWIYGSITEDILTGFKMHCRGWRSIYCMPKLAAFKGSAPINLSDRLNQVLRWALGSVEIFFSRHSPLLYGYKGGNLKWLERFAYINTTIYPFTSLPLLAYCTLPAVCLLTGKFIMPPISTFASLFFISLFISIFATGILELRWSGVSIEEWWRNEQFWVIGGVSAHLFAVIQGLLKVLAGIDTNFTVTSKATGDEDDEFAELYAFKWTTLLIPPTTLLVINIIGVVAGISDAINNGYQSWGPLFGKLFFAFWVIVHLYPFLKGLMGRQNRTPTIVIIWSVLLASIFSLLWVRIDPFTVKAKGPDVKQCGINC